The genomic interval TGTGTAACATCTCGCTTTTCAAGCTCCGCAATGCCCACCCTTTTCATAAGCACTCTTGCCTTCTCTGATATTTTTTCGGCGTTTTTTCTGTTGTCGCGCATTGATGGAAGAATGATGTTGTCAAGGATATTTAGATTTTTTAGCATAGTCGGCTGTTGAAAAACAAATCCCATTTTTGTTCTACGTATATCTGAAAGCTCATTCTCAGAGGCCGCCGATAATTCCCTGCTGTCAAAAACGACCTTTCCACTGTCAACTTTGTCCATTCCGCTCAATGCAAACAATAACGTCGATTTTCCCGAGCCAGAAGGTCCCATAACCGAAACGAACTCGCCCTCGTTTATTTCAACGGACACTTCATCAAGAACATTACGCTGTTCATCGCCCTCGCCGAAAGACTTTACTATATGATCACCGATAATAATCTTAGTCATATGTCTACTCCTTTATATTTTCGGATATTTTTATTTGTCCCGCGCCCGATGTGCCGATCATTGTTGCGATAAGTACCGCGCAAATCATCATTAGCGGACTAAACAGATACGCCGAAAGAGGATTTACTGCAAAATTAAACGTGGACGCTCCTAACGACGAAATAATTAAACCCGCAAGCATCTCTCCGAGAGTGTTTGCCAGAAGCGTGCCGAGAACAATTCCGACAATCAGAACGAATACCGTACGCGAAACATACTGCGCCTTAATATCCGAGTTTGTAAAACCGAATGCTTTCAGTACGGCAATCGAATATCGGTCCTTTGCCACAAGCATTTTCATAAATAACAATGTAACTAGTACCGTTATAACTAACGCAACGACGACGGCGGCGTAGGAGGCCATTTCGACGGAGCTTATTGTAGAGCCAAGGGTCTGTGTAACAAATTCATCAATGTCTGAAGTCTTTGCAAAATCAAACTTGTCCGCATATTCCGCAACCTTCACGTCAACAAGGGATTTATCCGAAAGTTCAGCGCTGACAATGCTCCACATAATGCCCGCTGAATTGTCGGCAAATACAGCCTTGGCGGTTTTGCCACCGTTGGTAATGTCGGAATAGATTCCGCTAACCGTGAGATCTTTCTCCAGTCCCTCAATCACCAGCGTTATGACATCGCCAACCTTTTTGCTCATCTCATCGGCATATATAGTCGAAAATGCAATTTCATCATTTGCTGCGGGTGCTTTGCCCTTAGAATATACGATAGGAAATATCGAATGGTCGCCAAGCTCAATTTTAATATTTTCCTCTGATTCGTTTTCCGTTTTTGCCTTGAATGTTTTTGTTGTAAGAACGCCAACCTTTGATATGGCTTGATCGCTTTTCATCGTCTCAACGATTTCAGTGACTATTCCAGAGATATTATCGATATTGTTGGTCTGTATGCGCAGATCGTAGTTTCCAATCCCCATATAACTGATGAAGCTTTTTGAGGAAATCGTGTTGTACAGGTTCTGCGGAACAATCATGATAAATGCCGAAATCACCAGCACAGCTAGCATTGTGGCGTATAGTCTTTTCCTTGAGAGAACATCTTTGATACCGAGAAAAATATTCGTCGTGTTAAACAGTCTGCTTCCGCTCAGGGTAAAACGCTTAGCACCCCTGTTTTTGTCCTGGGAAGTGCCAAAGCGTATGGCTTCCGCGGCTGAAATTTTCCGAAAGCGTTTCAGCACTCCGTTAACATAGGCCATAATGGCAAGGAATACTAACAATATACCGATAATTCCTAAAACCACGGCAAAAGAAGAATTTTTACTTTCCCCCATATAAAGCCGTATATTTTCAAGAAGCATGCCTTTGAAAACAAATGAAAGAACAAAACCGAGAATAGAGCCTGCCGCCGCAATTGCCATGTATTTCGCTAGATAAATCTTCTTGATGTCCGAGACACGCAGCCCTATAGCTTTCATAACACCAATCTCGCGATAATCGTCTTCGATTTTTGCAAGGAGCGTAAAGCGTATGCACATGAATGCGACGACCACGACAAGCAGGCTTACCAGAAGGATAACCCCAATCATCATCCCGTCGGAAATGGCATTCATCATTTTAAAAAGCGAATATGTAACCGTTGGCCCGTTCATTTCAAGTCCTGCGGAGGCATATGCCGTTTCAAATGCGCCTAACGCCGACATATCCTTTAATCTGAATTCAATCAGATACTCTATGTTTCCAAGGCTTTTTATTTCCGCATAGTCATTGCTGCTTACAAGAAATCGCTTTGATGCGGAAAGCGAAGAATTCATTGTCGAATCGCGGAGAAATCCCTTAACGGTAAATTCTTTTCCACTTATTACGGCCTTGTCACTAATCTTTGCAGTGTTATCCTTCAAATAGCTTACCGGAACATAAATCTCACCGTCAGATACGTTGATGACGTTCCCGTCCAGATCTAGAAGATAATCGAATTTTCCGCTCTGTACGCTTAAACCGTTGTCCTGAACGCTGTTCGCAAGCGAATTATCGCCCAATATAATCTCCGCTCCGTCAATGTTCAGAAATTCCGCCACTTGAAATTCATCGACGCTGCTGTTTTGTTCCGCAAAAGCCGTAAGCCTCGCAGTATCAATCTCACCCGAATGCATCTGCATAAAATGTGGAGTTTTAGCTTGTGTCATTAGCGTATCCAGCGCGCCAGAGAGATTGACAACGAGTATCGCCGCGAGTGAAACAAGCATAGCTGAGGCAGCGACAAATACCATTGTTGTCACCGTTATCGCTTTGCTCTTAAAAATGTCATTGCGGATTATTCTGCTAAACATAAGTCACCTCTGTATTATTTCCCTAGGGATTTTCCAGATTTATTCGTCGCTTCCTCTATCCACCGTCAAACATCTGCATTACATCTATAAGGCCTCCGCTTTTGACACCAAGCAGCCTTTCTACATTAAAAACAAAGGCTTGTATGCGTGAAGCACGCTCCTCGTTCGTCATTTGAACCATATCATCATCAAAAACGGTATTCGCATAAATCACGACCATTTCCATGCATTCATACGGGTATGGCGTGTGGAACAGTCCCTGCTGGATGCCCTCGTGGATGATTCCCGTCAGTATCGGCGTAACGCCATTGATAATGACCTTTTCTATTTTCTGATGCATAAGCGCGTTCTGCGGCTTGTGAATATGCTCCATAATTTCCTTGCTGCTTCCGCCGCTTAAGTTCAGTGCCATAACAACGCGAATAATGCGCTCGACTACAGGTATGCTATTGTCTGTTGCAATTTCCTGCGCCGTGCCTAAAAGACGGACACTATACCGCTCAATCAGCGCGTCCATAATATCCACCTTCGACTTAAAGTGATGATATAATGTTCCTCGCGCAATGCCGACCTTTTCGAGAATATCGTTTGTACTTGTGCCGTCAAAGCCCTTCTGGCCGAAAAGCTCATCAGCTGCGTCAATGATTTCGTTCCTGCGTTCCTGAGCTTCTTTTACAACTCTCATCTTTACATCTCCTCAACAAACCGACCGACTGCCTGTCTATAAATCTTTCTTTTAAAGAATAACATATTATTCTATGATGTTGTCAAGCAGATTCATTAAATAAGGCACGGACTGAACCCCTGACAAAAGCGATCCCGTGTCTCGTCTCTACACAACGCAAAAAAGACACCTAACACGGTGTCTTCTCTGATGGTATTGGTGGAGACGAGGGGATTTGAACTCTCATCGCCTCCACTATGCTGAATTCTTCACATGTGTCGAGGCAATAACATTACTGAATCTGTCACTTTTCATTCTTTCATTTTCGTACCATCAATCATTCCACATGTCTGGTGTGTTGCAACAAAATCAAATCAATACAAAAAAAAAAAAAACGGCATCTCTGCCGTTTAAGTTTAAAGTGTTGGTGGAGAATAGGGGGCTCGAACCCCTGACCTCTTCGCTGCCAGCGAAGCGCTCTCCCAGACTGAGCTAATTCCCCGTGATCATTCTTATGCAGTTCTTTATGGTAGTGTAACCAACCATAAGTGGACTCCCAGCTGAGCTAAGGCCCCAAATGACGACAAGATAGATCTTAGCACAGGGTCGTCAAAACTGTCAATCTTTATCTATCATACCATTGAGCGGGTGTTTGGACAGCAAGTTATTGAGCTCCTTCATGAACATATCGATGTCCTTGAATTGGCGATAAACAGATGCGAACCTGACATAAGCTACCTCATCAACAGGATAAAGCTCGTTCATAACGATTCCACCAATATCGCTGCTATCAACCTCGGCATGTGCCGTTGTGCGCAGCTCCTTCTCAACCTCGGATACGATTACCTCTAGGCGCTCCACTGGTACCGGACGCTTCTCGCAGGCGCGGATAAGACCCCGCAATATTTTGTCACGGCTGAACTCTTCACGGCTGCCATCTTTTTTGATGACGATCAGAGGCGTCTCTTCAATCATTTCGAATGTCGTGAAGCGGCGGCTGCACTTTTCGCATTCACGGCGGCGACGAATGGATTTGTTTTCGTTGGCCGGTCTGGAATCTAATACTTTCGTTCCGGCATAGTCGCAGTATGGGCATTTCATGATGCGTATTGCCTCCTTTCTTAGTCGCTTGAGCCTCAAAAATGGACTCTTCGAAAAAAAATTTTAATTTCCATGTAATTCCTGTAATGAAGTTCAGATTTTTGCACATAATACTTTTACCAACCGCAAGGAGGTGAACATACATGAGCGCATCCCGCAGCAGTAACCAATTGGTAGTGCCACAAGCGACAGCTGCCCTTGACCAAATGAAATATGAAGTTGCTCAAGAGCTAGGCATCGCAATTCCGCAAGACGGATACTACGGCAACATGGCTACAAAAGACGCAGGCTCCATCGGGGGATACATTACCCGTCGCCTAGTGCAAATTGCCGAGCAATCCCTTGCTGGTCAATACAAATAATGATTCATTAAAAGTTGTATGAATAACCGAAGCTTTGGCAGGGCTTGTCCATGAAGAGACGAGCCTCCAAGGCTTCATTTATTTTCGTTATCGTTAAGGATCATCCATTAAAGACTCGGATATAGGTCCTTATACTTATTATAATAGTAAATGACTCGCTGCACA from Paenibacillus sp. FSL K6-3182 carries:
- a CDS encoding ABC transporter ATP-binding protein; its protein translation is MTKIIIGDHIVKSFGEGDEQRNVLDEVSVEINEGEFVSVMGPSGSGKSTLLFALSGMDKVDSGKVVFDSRELSAASENELSDIRRTKMGFVFQQPTMLKNLNILDNIILPSMRDNRKNAEKISEKARVLMKRVGIAELEKRDVTQVSGGQLQRAGICRSLMNSPKIIFGDEPTGALNSKSAEQIMDIFSEINADGTAVMLVTHDAKVAARTERIMFMRDGKIVSELNFPKFDGTDMDGRVDKVLVKMWEIGI
- a CDS encoding ABC transporter permease, yielding MFSRIIRNDIFKSKAITVTTMVFVAASAMLVSLAAILVVNLSGALDTLMTQAKTPHFMQMHSGEIDTARLTAFAEQNSSVDEFQVAEFLNIDGAEIILGDNSLANSVQDNGLSVQSGKFDYLLDLDGNVINVSDGEIYVPVSYLKDNTAKISDKAVISGKEFTVKGFLRDSTMNSSLSASKRFLVSSNDYAEIKSLGNIEYLIEFRLKDMSALGAFETAYASAGLEMNGPTVTYSLFKMMNAISDGMMIGVILLVSLLVVVVAFMCIRFTLLAKIEDDYREIGVMKAIGLRVSDIKKIYLAKYMAIAAAGSILGFVLSFVFKGMLLENIRLYMGESKNSSFAVVLGIIGILLVFLAIMAYVNGVLKRFRKISAAEAIRFGTSQDKNRGAKRFTLSGSRLFNTTNIFLGIKDVLSRKRLYATMLAVLVISAFIMIVPQNLYNTISSKSFISYMGIGNYDLRIQTNNIDNISGIVTEIVETMKSDQAISKVGVLTTKTFKAKTENESEENIKIELGDHSIFPIVYSKGKAPAANDEIAFSTIYADEMSKKVGDVITLVIEGLEKDLTVSGIYSDITNGGKTAKAVFADNSAGIMWSIVSAELSDKSLVDVKVAEYADKFDFAKTSDIDEFVTQTLGSTISSVEMASYAAVVVALVITVLVTLLFMKMLVAKDRYSIAVLKAFGFTNSDIKAQYVSRTVFVLIVGIVLGTLLANTLGEMLAGLIISSLGASTFNFAVNPLSAYLFSPLMMICAVLIATMIGTSGAGQIKISENIKE
- a CDS encoding TetR/AcrR family transcriptional regulator, which encodes MRVVKEAQERRNEIIDAADELFGQKGFDGTSTNDILEKVGIARGTLYHHFKSKVDIMDALIERYSVRLLGTAQEIATDNSIPVVERIIRVVMALNLSGGSSKEIMEHIHKPQNALMHQKIEKVIINGVTPILTGIIHEGIQQGLFHTPYPYECMEMVVIYANTVFDDDMVQMTNEERASRIQAFVFNVERLLGVKSGGLIDVMQMFDGG
- the nrdR gene encoding transcriptional regulator NrdR translates to MKCPYCDYAGTKVLDSRPANENKSIRRRRECEKCSRRFTTFEMIEETPLIVIKKDGSREEFSRDKILRGLIRACEKRPVPVERLEVIVSEVEKELRTTAHAEVDSSDIGGIVMNELYPVDEVAYVRFASVYRQFKDIDMFMKELNNLLSKHPLNGMIDKD
- a CDS encoding alpha/beta-type small acid-soluble spore protein, with the translated sequence MSASRSSNQLVVPQATAALDQMKYEVAQELGIAIPQDGYYGNMATKDAGSIGGYITRRLVQIAEQSLAGQYK